From the Thermovirga lienii DSM 17291 genome, one window contains:
- a CDS encoding DEAD/DEAH box helicase domain protein (PFAM: Helicase conserved C-terminal domain; DEAD/DEAH box helicase~COGs: COG0513 Superfamily II DNA and RNA helicase~InterPro IPR011545: IPR001650: IPR014021: IPR014001~KEGG: aco:Amico_0350 DEAD/DEAH box helicase domain protein~PFAM: DEAD/DEAH box helicase domain protein; helicase domain protein~SMART: DEAD-like helicase ; helicase domain protein~SPTR: ATP-dependent RNA helicase) yields MINAKTQYFDVLREELRAAMKEKGFVAFTPVQEQVMAMDDHDRDMIVRSKTGSGKTLAFLLPLLNEGTWSNGTPKVLILSPTRELAQQTAKEARWVGRRLDLALAVLVGGMDMATQIRDLKCGASMVIGTPGRVLDHLRRGKLDLSGLETIVLDEGDQMLDMGFREELESIMDSAPQVERIWLFSATMPEEIKALARKYLKDPQILSVGEEGRHSDISHKVYRVPRDKRIEGLINTLLWENPSKALVFCRTKAETADIAARLSKEGFNTRCLHGDMSQRDRNLTLKLFREGLVNLLVATNVAARGLDIPYIEKVFQLGLPDDLETFTHRSGRTGRAGEKGENVVILNLKEAERFKVMLQRTKVKAEWLDVPDKSEILVMSRYRKQLDLMEEGHSPTEDFLEWAEELLKETDPTLLVAKLLMEVAKDTPCGYELRNELNTERNNLKKVRKGASFDGKSSNAHWNKSKATAKMVKIGLNPSVDWNVGKILGCLCNALGVRSSEVAGIKIRGQSVHVELSPLAIKNLRKRELDLARWGFSKINPVEDSHTAKAPKKRGSGRTVKSSRTGSKKKTF; encoded by the coding sequence ATGATTAATGCGAAAACGCAATATTTTGATGTGCTGAGAGAAGAATTAAGGGCAGCTATGAAAGAGAAAGGGTTTGTTGCCTTCACCCCTGTCCAAGAGCAGGTAATGGCTATGGATGACCATGACCGTGACATGATCGTAAGGTCTAAAACAGGTTCTGGCAAAACCTTGGCTTTTTTGCTTCCCCTTTTGAACGAAGGGACTTGGAGCAATGGTACCCCTAAAGTTTTGATTTTGTCTCCGACGAGGGAGCTTGCACAGCAGACGGCAAAGGAAGCCCGGTGGGTTGGGAGAAGATTGGACCTTGCTTTGGCTGTGCTCGTTGGCGGAATGGACATGGCTACCCAGATCAGGGACTTGAAGTGCGGAGCATCCATGGTGATAGGCACTCCAGGACGAGTCTTGGATCATCTTAGAAGAGGTAAGTTGGACCTCTCCGGACTAGAAACCATTGTTTTGGACGAAGGGGACCAGATGCTGGATATGGGTTTCCGAGAAGAACTTGAGTCTATCATGGACAGTGCCCCGCAGGTAGAGCGTATTTGGCTTTTTTCAGCCACTATGCCTGAGGAGATAAAGGCCCTTGCAAGGAAATACTTGAAAGATCCTCAAATCTTGTCTGTTGGAGAAGAGGGGCGCCATTCTGATATAAGCCACAAGGTTTATAGGGTGCCTAGGGACAAGAGAATAGAGGGCCTTATAAACACCCTTTTGTGGGAGAATCCGTCGAAGGCCTTGGTTTTTTGCCGCACTAAGGCTGAGACCGCTGATATCGCTGCAAGATTGTCAAAAGAGGGATTTAATACTCGGTGTTTGCACGGAGACATGTCTCAAAGGGACAGAAACCTCACGTTGAAGCTTTTTAGAGAGGGCTTGGTCAACCTTTTGGTAGCCACCAATGTGGCAGCCAGGGGACTGGATATTCCTTACATTGAGAAAGTGTTCCAGCTGGGGTTGCCAGATGACCTGGAAACCTTTACCCACAGAAGTGGTAGAACTGGCAGGGCTGGCGAAAAGGGAGAAAACGTCGTAATTTTGAATTTGAAAGAGGCAGAGAGATTCAAGGTCATGCTACAAAGAACCAAGGTAAAAGCCGAGTGGCTTGATGTGCCTGATAAAAGCGAGATTTTGGTGATGTCTCGCTACAGGAAGCAGCTTGACTTGATGGAGGAGGGCCATTCACCTACGGAAGATTTTCTGGAATGGGCAGAAGAGCTTTTGAAGGAAACGGACCCTACACTTTTGGTGGCTAAACTGCTTATGGAGGTAGCCAAGGACACCCCCTGTGGATATGAGCTTCGGAACGAACTTAACACAGAGAGAAATAACCTTAAAAAGGTTCGCAAAGGTGCCAGTTTCGATGGAAAATCTAGTAATGCCCATTGGAATAAATCTAAGGCGACCGCGAAGATGGTAAAGATTGGGCTTAACCCATCGGTTGACTGGAACGTGGGGAAAATTTTGGGATGCCTTTGTAATGCCCTGGGAGTAAGAAGCTCCGAGGTCGCAGGAATTAAAATTAGGGGCCAAAGTGTGCATGTAGAGCTTTCCCCTTTAGCTATAAAAAATTTGAGGAAACGGGAGTTGGATTTAGCCCGTTGGGGATTTTCCAAAATAAACCCAGTAGAAGATAGTCATACTGCTAAAGCTCCCAAGAAAAGAGGTTCTGGGAGGACAGTTAAAAGCTCGAGGACAGGATCCAAGAAAAAGACCTTTTAG
- a CDS encoding two component transcriptional regulator, winged helix family (PFAM: Response regulator receiver domain; Transcriptional regulatory protein, C terminal~COGs: COG0745 Response regulators consisting of a CheY-like receiver domain and a winged-helix DNA-binding domain~InterPro IPR001789: IPR001867~KEGG: aba:Acid345_4460 two component transcriptional regulator~PFAM: response regulator receiver; transcriptional regulator domain-containing protein~SMART: response regulator receiver~SPTR: Two component transcriptional regulator, winged helix family), protein MGRILLVEDDVELCELLHEYFESEGLKVEWVHDGGEGLKRSFSNLYDMIILDLMLPGMDGLEVLKNLRKKSNVPVIILTAKGDDVDRIVGLELGADDYVPKPFNPRELLARIRAVLRRAKETKDHKLGSSEETISVGDLKLYPSSRTVLLNGMPVELTSTEYELLEFLVSSAGKLVSRQKLVQKVLKRSYSPFDRSVDVHISNLRKKLGPYKDGQKRIKTVRGEGYIFTLPKDSG, encoded by the coding sequence ATGGGAAGGATTCTTCTAGTAGAGGATGATGTGGAGCTTTGTGAGCTTCTGCATGAATACTTTGAATCTGAAGGCTTGAAGGTCGAATGGGTTCACGATGGTGGAGAAGGTCTGAAAAGGTCCTTCTCCAATTTATATGACATGATCATTTTAGACCTAATGCTACCTGGGATGGACGGGCTTGAGGTTTTGAAAAATTTGAGGAAGAAATCGAACGTTCCGGTCATAATTCTTACCGCAAAGGGAGACGATGTAGATAGGATAGTTGGACTGGAATTGGGCGCAGACGATTACGTCCCTAAACCTTTCAACCCTAGAGAGCTGTTGGCCCGCATACGGGCGGTTTTGAGAAGGGCGAAGGAGACCAAGGATCATAAACTAGGATCGTCTGAAGAGACAATATCTGTAGGAGACTTAAAACTTTACCCTTCCTCCAGGACTGTCCTTTTGAATGGTATGCCGGTAGAGTTAACATCTACAGAATATGAGCTTTTAGAATTCCTGGTAAGTTCCGCTGGGAAACTTGTAAGCAGACAAAAATTGGTTCAGAAAGTCCTTAAAAGAAGCTATTCTCCTTTTGACAGAAGCGTGGATGTTCATATAAGCAATTTGAGGAAGAAACTGGGACCTTACAAGGACGGACAAAAGAGAATAAAGACCGTGCGAGGCGAAGGGTACATTTTTACTTTGCCGAAAGACAGTGGATAA
- a CDS encoding H+transporting two-sector ATPase alpha/beta subunit central region (PFAM: ATP synthase alpha/beta family, beta-barrel domain; ATP synthase alpha/beta chain, C terminal domain; ATP synthase alpha/beta family, nucleotide-binding domain~COGs: COG1156 H+-ATPase subunit B~InterPro IPR020003: IPR004100: IPR000194: IPR000793~KEGG: tai:Taci_0516 H(+)-transporting two-sector ATPase~PFAM: H+transporting two-sector ATPase alpha/beta subunit central region; H+transporting two-sector ATPase alpha/beta subunit domain protein~SPTR: H(+)-transporting two-sector ATPase), whose product MPVAEYIGVKAINGPFVLVENVKGAGYGEIVEVIGPDEVTRKGRVVVLDERATLIQVFSGTEDLVPESSRVRFLGKELVMTLSPSILGRTFNGLGEPRDGCGPVFGSVVRNVNGCPINPMARVYPRDFIHTGISVIDVLTTLVRGQKLPIFSGNGLPHNRLAVQIATQSRLLGAENFAVVFVGIGIKHDDAAFFERNIMERGRTNNIVTFLNLADDPVIERVAAPRFALTAAEYLAFDLGLHVLVIMTDMTNYCEALREIGVAQGEVPSRKGYPGYMYSDLASLYERAGVLKDSGGSLTQLPILTMPNDDITHPIPDLTGFITEGQIVLSRELDGKGIYPPIDVIASLSRLMKDAIGRDFTRDDHPNVASQLFASVSRVEEVRSLASVVGTEELNEQDKASLKFGERFEREFLNQGDREDRDITKSLDLAWSVLSELPREQLVRVTSEELRLHIKKWL is encoded by the coding sequence ATGCCAGTAGCTGAATATATCGGGGTTAAAGCTATTAACGGACCGTTTGTCCTGGTCGAAAACGTGAAGGGAGCAGGATATGGTGAGATAGTCGAGGTGATAGGGCCTGATGAAGTTACCAGAAAAGGAAGAGTCGTGGTGCTTGATGAGCGAGCTACCCTGATTCAGGTCTTTTCAGGCACTGAGGATCTGGTCCCTGAGAGTTCTCGGGTTCGCTTTTTAGGAAAGGAGCTTGTTATGACGCTCTCCCCATCTATATTAGGGCGCACGTTCAACGGACTTGGAGAGCCCAGGGATGGTTGTGGCCCCGTGTTCGGAAGTGTGGTGCGCAATGTTAATGGTTGCCCCATAAACCCTATGGCCAGGGTCTATCCCAGGGATTTTATTCATACAGGCATATCCGTCATAGACGTTCTAACCACCTTGGTCAGAGGACAAAAGCTTCCTATTTTTTCTGGTAATGGGCTGCCCCATAACAGGTTGGCCGTTCAAATTGCTACCCAGTCAAGACTTTTGGGGGCGGAGAACTTTGCCGTGGTTTTCGTAGGCATAGGGATAAAACATGACGACGCAGCTTTCTTTGAGAGAAACATTATGGAAAGGGGTCGAACCAACAACATAGTGACGTTCTTGAATTTGGCTGATGATCCCGTTATCGAAAGGGTTGCTGCTCCCAGGTTTGCTCTTACCGCGGCGGAATATCTTGCTTTCGACCTAGGCCTTCACGTGCTGGTCATAATGACCGATATGACAAATTATTGTGAAGCCCTCAGGGAGATTGGCGTGGCCCAAGGGGAAGTTCCGAGCCGTAAAGGTTACCCCGGGTACATGTACAGTGATCTAGCCTCTTTGTACGAGAGGGCGGGAGTGCTCAAAGACAGCGGTGGAAGCTTGACTCAGCTTCCTATCTTAACCATGCCTAACGATGACATAACTCATCCCATTCCAGATTTAACAGGTTTTATTACGGAAGGGCAGATCGTGCTTTCAAGGGAGTTGGATGGCAAAGGTATCTATCCCCCAATTGATGTAATAGCTAGTCTCTCTCGCCTGATGAAGGACGCCATAGGCAGGGATTTTACTCGGGATGACCACCCAAATGTGGCAAGCCAGTTGTTTGCCTCTGTAAGCAGGGTGGAGGAAGTGCGGTCTTTGGCTAGCGTAGTTGGTACAGAGGAGCTAAACGAGCAGGATAAGGCATCCCTGAAGTTTGGGGAGCGCTTTGAAAGGGAGTTCTTGAACCAGGGGGACCGAGAGGATAGGGATATAACAAAATCTCTGGACCTTGCCTGGAGCGTACTTTCAGAATTGCCCAGGGAGCAGCTTGTGAGGGTCACATCGGAGGAGTTGCGACTTCACATAAAAAAGTGGCTGTGA
- a CDS encoding hypothetical protein (KEGG: tai:Taci_1481 hypothetical protein~SPTR: Putative uncharacterized protein) translates to MKKRILAFLAFGIVSVLMVVCLAGPSMAAEFSASMAISSAQGGEMTGNVYVKGNWMRQDLNTPTGVQSVIVNPENNVMYVLFPEQSVYMEMENQQVTLDESETLETKLADVADVKKLGKEKVQGFTCIKYLVTYHDPNAGKSTIWVSEKLNYPLKIYSESPQDTVTITYYDVVIGKVDPSLFEIPDGYEKMDMKMLY, encoded by the coding sequence ATGAAAAAGAGGATATTAGCTTTCTTGGCTTTTGGGATTGTATCAGTTCTCATGGTTGTTTGTCTTGCTGGACCTTCGATGGCAGCCGAGTTCAGTGCATCCATGGCTATAAGCAGCGCGCAGGGAGGAGAGATGACAGGCAATGTCTACGTGAAGGGAAACTGGATGCGTCAGGACCTCAACACACCTACGGGAGTCCAATCGGTAATAGTTAATCCTGAAAATAACGTGATGTACGTGTTGTTCCCGGAGCAGTCAGTTTACATGGAAATGGAAAATCAGCAGGTAACCCTGGACGAAAGTGAGACCTTAGAGACCAAGCTGGCGGACGTGGCGGATGTCAAAAAGTTGGGTAAGGAAAAAGTTCAAGGTTTTACATGTATAAAGTACCTGGTCACTTATCACGACCCGAATGCAGGCAAATCTACTATATGGGTATCTGAAAAACTCAATTACCCCTTGAAAATTTATTCTGAATCTCCTCAAGACACAGTTACCATAACCTACTACGATGTGGTGATAGGCAAAGTAGACCCTTCTCTTTTCGAAATCCCTGATGGCTACGAAAAAATGGACATGAAAATGCTTTATTGA
- a CDS encoding hypothetical protein (KEGG: cro:ROD_13141 spheroplast protein Y~SPTR: Spheroplast protein Y): MRKTVGVLLLISLLLLNSQSLAFAQKASHGKPFAGGPEGVMDPFILNSLNLTEEQKSALWDLLFDDKKVSWGRENVMEDVLKLTIIDKPVDKKTASMIRERIEAHLLERYKKLHKVYSILTPNQRVMLKAKLDEGMNGPGWGNKKVKVKYLNNKNGMEHFFFMSKLNLSPGQKDKIKVIVHETSEKVRMNRTNLRNRFDNMFRLVWKDKPDWHALRLESKTASKEMTENLLAWQKAILDIKKELTPRQKRELMDYFRGMNFFDL; the protein is encoded by the coding sequence ATGAGAAAAACTGTAGGTGTATTGTTGTTGATTTCACTGTTACTTTTAAATAGCCAGTCCCTTGCTTTTGCACAAAAAGCTAGCCATGGGAAGCCCTTTGCCGGTGGGCCCGAGGGGGTGATGGATCCTTTCATCTTAAACTCACTGAACCTTACGGAGGAACAAAAAAGTGCTCTGTGGGACCTATTGTTTGACGATAAGAAGGTTTCTTGGGGACGTGAGAATGTAATGGAGGACGTTCTTAAGCTAACCATCATAGATAAGCCTGTAGATAAAAAGACAGCTTCAATGATAAGGGAAAGAATAGAGGCCCATCTTTTGGAAAGGTACAAGAAATTACATAAAGTTTACTCCATACTTACTCCTAATCAGAGGGTTATGCTCAAGGCTAAGTTGGATGAAGGTATGAATGGTCCAGGATGGGGTAACAAAAAGGTAAAAGTGAAATATCTTAACAACAAAAATGGCATGGAGCACTTCTTTTTCATGAGCAAGTTGAATCTGTCCCCCGGGCAAAAAGACAAGATCAAAGTCATTGTGCATGAGACCTCGGAAAAGGTTCGGATGAACCGCACTAATTTGCGGAACCGTTTTGATAATATGTTCCGTCTTGTATGGAAGGATAAACCCGATTGGCATGCTCTGCGTTTGGAGAGCAAAACAGCATCCAAAGAAATGACCGAAAACCTTCTTGCATGGCAGAAGGCTATTCTGGATATTAAAAAAGAACTTACTCCTAGGCAGAAAAGAGAGCTCATGGATTACTTTAGAGGCATGAACTTTTTTGATCTTTAG
- a CDS encoding integral membrane sensor signal transduction histidine kinase (PFAM: HAMP domain; Histidine kinase-, DNA gyrase B-, and HSP90-like ATPase; His Kinase A (phosphoacceptor) domain~COGs: COG0642 Signal transduction histidine kinase~InterProIPR004358: IPR003660: IPR003661: IPR003594: IPR 005467~KEGG: aba:Acid345_4461 histidine kinase~PFAM: ATP-binding region ATPase domain protein; histidine kinase HAMP region domain protein; histidine kinase A domain protein~SMART: ATP-binding region ATPase domain protein; histidine kinase A domain protein; histidine kinase HAMP region domain protein~SPTR: Histidine kinase), translating to MFRKLFLWFLFGMLLVITVSASLTIFMAREGIILTGREDILSAALESHGLRCLEIYQEEGPLSLRDELKKIFDQTGFFIHILDEKGRPLWNFPHSGRVRDLWLEAKKSGREVINRRDLVAVFKEIRTEDGKKYILIGVLPKRPLFPGFIRNPKALLILVVGFLFSVMLLAYVLTKHITGPVLQLSEVAKAVTEGNFSVRVGDDVKRRKDEIGQLGLAFDEMTSYVNELLEAQNRLLRDVSHELRSPLARLMVALELARKDLPESNQRFLDRVEREASTLGEMIGHILSVSRLEQEMGKKMFSENDLIKLVKSVIEDSRIEAEKDGKEILFRSQFERLIIPMRVEMLKSAIENVLRNAIRYTPVGGQIQIKVEDGDDYMIRVSIRDQGEGVPIDQIDKLFKPFYRVETSRNRKKGGVGLGLAIAKRALEYHGGRIEAANAPDGGLVVTMWLPLAKK from the coding sequence ATGTTCAGAAAACTTTTTTTGTGGTTTCTCTTCGGTATGCTCTTGGTCATAACAGTCAGTGCCTCCCTTACCATCTTTATGGCGAGAGAGGGAATAATCTTGACTGGGAGGGAAGATATCCTTTCAGCTGCATTGGAGAGTCATGGACTCAGGTGCCTTGAAATATACCAAGAGGAAGGCCCTTTGAGCTTAAGAGATGAGCTCAAAAAAATATTCGATCAAACTGGCTTTTTCATTCACATACTGGATGAAAAGGGGAGGCCTTTGTGGAATTTCCCTCACTCCGGTAGGGTAAGAGATTTGTGGCTCGAAGCAAAAAAAAGCGGTCGAGAGGTGATCAACAGGAGGGACTTAGTAGCTGTCTTCAAGGAGATAAGGACAGAAGATGGGAAAAAATATATTCTCATAGGAGTCCTTCCTAAGAGGCCTCTGTTTCCGGGTTTCATAAGGAACCCGAAGGCCCTTCTCATACTCGTTGTCGGTTTCTTGTTCTCAGTGATGCTTCTTGCATATGTTCTGACCAAGCACATCACAGGCCCCGTACTGCAACTGAGCGAGGTCGCAAAGGCCGTTACGGAAGGGAATTTTTCTGTAAGGGTAGGGGATGACGTCAAGAGGCGTAAGGATGAAATAGGACAATTGGGACTGGCTTTCGATGAAATGACCTCCTATGTAAATGAACTTTTGGAAGCACAAAACAGGCTCCTGCGCGATGTGTCCCATGAACTTAGATCTCCGCTGGCCAGGCTTATGGTTGCCTTGGAGTTGGCCCGTAAGGATTTGCCGGAATCCAACCAGAGGTTCCTGGATAGGGTGGAGAGAGAGGCTTCAACCTTAGGGGAAATGATAGGTCATATCCTATCTGTTTCTCGGCTTGAGCAGGAGATGGGGAAAAAGATGTTTTCAGAAAACGACCTAATAAAGCTTGTAAAATCAGTTATAGAGGATTCCAGGATAGAGGCTGAAAAGGACGGTAAGGAGATCCTTTTTAGATCCCAGTTTGAGCGATTAATTATTCCGATGCGAGTGGAAATGTTAAAAAGTGCTATAGAGAACGTTTTACGAAATGCCATAAGGTACACTCCTGTAGGTGGTCAGATCCAAATAAAAGTAGAAGATGGCGATGACTACATGATAAGGGTTAGCATAAGAGATCAGGGAGAGGGAGTTCCTATAGATCAGATAGATAAATTGTTCAAGCCTTTTTACAGGGTGGAGACGTCCAGGAACAGAAAGAAAGGTGGAGTAGGATTGGGGCTAGCTATTGCCAAGAGAGCCTTGGAATATCATGGAGGAAGGATAGAGGCAGCAAATGCCCCTGATGGAGGCTTAGTTGTGACCATGTGGCTTCCGTTGGCGAAGAAATGA
- a CDS encoding UspA domain-containing protein (PFAM: Universal stress protein family~COGs: COG0589 Universal stress protein UspA and related nucleotide-binding protein~InterPro IPR006015: IPR006016~KEGG: aco:Amico_1223 UspA domain protein~PFAM: UspA domain-containing protein~SPTR: UspA domain protein) yields the protein MKKIVVAVDGSQTSIDLLEHALKYAEKEKDVSLFVLHVIEPSEGKTVWYSHYPVHLLPSEEEVKEKIEQLVAEASKRGNVSKDLPVTVVVRSGVPYESILDYAKEIDASMIMIGHRGLSDLQRFFIGSVAAKVVYHAPCSVYVYVPK from the coding sequence ATGAAGAAGATAGTTGTTGCTGTTGATGGTAGTCAAACCAGTATAGATCTCCTCGAGCACGCCCTAAAATACGCAGAAAAGGAAAAGGACGTATCTTTGTTCGTCCTACATGTGATAGAACCGTCCGAAGGGAAGACTGTTTGGTACAGTCACTACCCAGTTCATTTACTGCCTTCGGAAGAAGAGGTGAAAGAGAAGATCGAACAATTAGTGGCTGAAGCGTCAAAAAGAGGGAACGTCTCAAAGGATCTGCCGGTCACCGTTGTAGTGAGAAGCGGAGTCCCTTATGAGAGCATTTTGGACTATGCCAAGGAGATTGACGCATCAATGATAATGATAGGCCACAGGGGGCTTTCCGACCTGCAAAGGTTTTTTATCGGCAGCGTGGCGGCGAAGGTAGTTTACCATGCTCCCTGTAGTGTGTACGTTTATGTCCCCAAGTGA